The segment CGATTGACGAGGGTTCTGAGCCGCGTGTGTTCCGGCGGCTCGATTTCGAGAAGCGAATGCTGTTCGGCAAGATCGAAGTTCTTCAGGTGCGGCTGCGGCGCAGGGAGGCCGAGTTCTTCGCGGTCGGCGATGTGCAGGATCTGCCGGCCGAAGCGGCGGTCGCGCAGCAGGCCGTTCACGTGATCATAGCCGGTGAAATACCATTGCTGCTGCTGTTCCCAATAGAAGGTGGGACATTCGGCATGCAAGGCGGCATAGACGGCATTCGGATTGTTGTAGAAGGCGGGATCGCGGGCATTGAGGGACACGCGACGCGCCACGGGATCGATGGAGAAAACGGAGGATGTGGTCATGACGAAAGGATTATCGGAATAAATCGGCCGGGAAAAGACCGTTACATCCGCGACAAAGTGCCGAGGCGGCGCAGCGCATGGATTTGATCGTCGAGCGTCGGCACAAGTTCACCGCCGTTCGGATCGGGCGGCGTATCCGTAGCCATTGCCGCTTCAGCCTCGCTGAAGACGATCGTGCAATTGCGGCCGGCGCGCTTGGCGGCATAAAGCGCCCGATCGGCGGCGGAAACCAGCCGATCCCAATTCGCGGTTTCGCATGGCATGATCGCCAGGCCGATACTGACGGTCGCCGGCACCAATGAGCGGCCGGCAAGCAGCGGCACCCGGCAGAACTCCGTGCGGATAGTCTCGGCGATCGCCTCCGCCTCCGCCTGGTCGTCGACAAGGATGAAGGCGGTGAATTCTTCGCCGCCCATGCGGCCGAATGCGCCGCTGCGAGGCACGAACTGCCGTCCGATACGCGCGAATTCGGCAAGCACGATATCGCCCGTCTGGTGACCATAACGGTCGTTGATCGCCTTGAAATGATCGAGATCGAATAGCAGCGTGGCGATCTTCTGCGAGTCTTTCTTAGGCTTTCCGGCGACAAGCTCGAAAAAGTCCTGCAGGCCGCGTCGGTTCAAAACGCCCGTCAGCGTATCCGTGATCGAGATCGCCCGCCAGCGTCGTTCGGATCGTTCCATCATCAGCCTGCCGCTGAGCGCGATTGCCGTTGTGATCAGCAGCGCGCTGCCAAGGGCGGAGTAGCTGCGATAGTTCAGCGCATCCTGGAGGCTGGGCTGCAGAAGCGTCATCGATATGGCGGAAACGAAGCAAAGGCAGGCGAGCGCCATGAAAACGAAGCCGAGCTGACCGCGCACCCCCTCGCGCCGGCCTTCCGCCGGGCGAATCGAAGAGGCGAGCAGCGTCGCGCCGACAGCGCCGGCGAGATCGTAAAGGATGACGCGATTGACGTAGCTCTCGTGAATCCAAGGCAGTTCGACGCCGGCAAACCAGATGAGCGGCGGGAACAGCGCCCGCCAGTCCAGCCTGCGATTGTCCAGCCAGCAAAAGCCCGCGATCCACGCGCTTTCGCCGAGCAGGGCGACGCCGTTGCCGACTTCGATCGACAGGAAGTCCGGAATGAAACCGCGCGCTGCCACAAGCGCGAACCCGACGGCGCTGACGGTGAAGCCCAGCGCCCACATCAAATAGGCAGGCGTCTGGCGATCATGCCGCCAGGCAAAGAAAAGCACGGTTGCGAGCGTAAGCGCCTCCGAACACCAGATGGTGAGGCCCGTGGTGATATTGAGCACGATATGCGTTTCTCCTTTACCGTGGCGCGTATATCGTCTGCGCAAGGGACGCGGTAACGCTTGCAATGGAGGCATCATCGCTGAATAAGATGGTGAGTTCCTTAAGTCGCTTGGTAAATTTTACCTGCGCATCGGATTGATGCTGTGCCAACCTCGTCTGCGTTTCATCTTTCGTTCACCCTGCAGTTGGGAAAAGCGGTGGACCGCGCGCAGTGCATCATCGGATCTATTGGCAGGGGGAAATCAGCGGTTAGAAACGCTTCCTCAACATCTCCTGGGCCATTAGTCCTTTTTGACGTTATCCTGTCGCGCGTCTTGAAGTGCAGGGCAGTGACACTCTATGTAGGGTAAGGGATTTTATTCGATTCCCGGCATTTCGCCGTCGGGGCAAGTTTGGTAAAGGACGCACATGAGAAATCCAGTCGATACAGCTATGGCTCTGGTGCCGATGGTTGTTGAGCAGACCAACCGCGGGGAACGGTCTTACGACATCTATTCTCGCCTGCTGAAGGAACGCATCATCTTCCTGACAGGCCCGGTCGAAGATCAGATGGCAACGCTGGTCTGCGCCCAGCTTCTTTTCCTCGAGGCGGAAAACCCGAAGAAAGAGATCGCGCTCTACATCAATTCGCCGGGCGGCGTCGTCACGGCCGGCATGGCAATCTACGACACCATGCAGTTCATCAAGCCCGCCGTATCGACGCTTTGCATCGGCCAGGCGGCGTCCATGGGCTCGCTGCTGCTGGCGGCCGGCGATAAGGACATGCGTTTCGCGACGCCGAATTCGCGCATCATGGTTCACCAGCCTTCCGGCGGTTTCCAGGGGCAGGCTTCGGACATCGAACGTCACGCCCGCGACATCATCAAGATGAAGCGCCGCCTGAATGAGGTTTATGTCAAACATTGCGGCCGTACCTACGAAGAGGTGGAGCAGACGCTCGATCGTGACCATTTCATGTCCTCCGAGGAAGCCAAGGATTGGGGTCTGATCGACAAGGTGCTGACGTCCCGTACTGAAATGGAAGGGGAAACCCCCGCCTGAGTTATCCAAGGGCGGTGTCTTCTACGCCACAGTTCTATCCCATTTGTGATCGAATAGGGGTTTAATGTGGTGTAGAACACGGTAATAGTAAGCGTTAATGCTATGTAGCGAATTTATGACATAGCATTCGGCATTCGAAGGGGGATTCGTTGCCACCGCAGCCCGGGTATGTGGTCTGGGCTACGTTCAGTACCCCGAAGAGCGCCGCGATCTGCTGATGAAACGAGGGGCAGGTCCGGTGGGCGCAGTGAGTGGACCGCGATTTCAATCTGAAAATCAGCGGCGTGCTGGAAGGAAAATGATATGAGCAAAGTCAGCGGCAGCAACGGCGGCGACTCCAAGAATACCCTGTATTGTTCATTCTGCGGCAAGAGCCAGCATGAAGTGCGGAAGCTGATCGCCGGACCGACCGTCTTCATCTGCGATGAGTGCGTCGAGCTCTGCATGGACATCATCCGCGAGGAAAACAAATCCTCGATGGTGAAATCCCGTGACGGCGTGCCGACACCGCAGGATATCATCAAGGTTCTCGACGAATACGTCATCGGCCAGAGGCAGGCGAAGAAGATCCTGTCGGTGGCCGTTCACAACCACTACAAGCGTCTCGCACATGCGTCCAAGAACGGCGATGTCGAATTGGCGAAGTCGAACATCATGCTCGTCGGACCGACCGGCTGCGGCAAGACCTATCTTGCGCAGACGCTGGCCCGCATCATCGACGTGCCTTTCACCATGGCTGACGCAACGACGCTGACCGAAGCCGGCTATGTCGGTGAAGATGTCGAAAACATCATCCTGAAGCTGCTGCAGGCTGCCGACTACAACGTCGAGCGCGCCCAGCGCGGCATCGTCTACATCGATGAAGTCGACAAGATTTCGCGCAAGTCGGACAACCCGTCGATCACCCGCGACGTGTCGGGCGAAGGCGTCCAGCAGGCGCTGTTGAAGATCATGGAAGGCACGGTCGCTTCGGTTCCTCCCCAGGGTGGCCGCAAGCATCCGCAGCAGGAATTCCTGCAAGTTGACACGACGAACATCCTGTTCATCTGCGGCGGCGCTTTTGCTGGTCTCGACAAGATCATCTCCGCCCGCGGCGAAAAGACCTCGATCGGCTTCAGTGCCGCAGTCAAGGCGCCCGATGACCGCCGTGTTGGCGAAGTGCTGCGCGAACTGGAGCCGGAAGACCTGGTCAAGTTCGGCCTGATCCCGGAATTCATCGGCCGTCTGCCTGTTCTGGCGACGCTGGAAGACCTGGACGAGGATGCATTGATCCAGATCCTGTCGGAACCCAAGAACGCGCTCGTCAAGCAGTATCAGCGCCTGTTCGAGATGGAAGACGTCGAGCTGACCTTCCACGAGGATGCGTTGCGCGAAATCGCTCGCAAGGCGATCGTGCGCAAGACCGGCGCTCGCGGCCTGCGCTCGATCATGGAAAAGATCCTGCTCGACACCATGTTCGATTTGCCGGCGCTGGAAGGTGTTCGCGAAGTGGTCATCTCCGAAGAGGTCGTTCGCGGCTCTGCCCGTCCGCTTTACATTTATGCTGATCGGCAGGAAGAAAAGGCCAACGCCACCGCCTGATCGCCAGATTTGCGGCTTAATTTCGGGGCTCGTCGTTGACGGGCCCCTTTCTATTTGAAAAATCGTGCAGTTTCCTGATAAAGTCCGGGATAAGCTTGATGGGACGCCGACTAGACCGGTTGTTAAGAGCGCCCGCCGCGGCCATGATGGCGTGATTCTGGAGATCATCGGCGGATATGTGGATTTGCGTCCGCGAACCGCGTTGCCGGCGATGTTCGAGTAGCCGGGGTCCGGTGTTTGTTGTGCGTTCCTCCTCGTGATATGCGCGTTTTCGTGACCCGACGGCGCGTCTTGCACGACTTGAAATGATTGATGTGAAACTCCACTTCTAACCCAAGTGAGAGAGCCGGCTAATTCCCCCCCAAGCCGGCAGAGAGCCCGGGAACGGGACGACGGAAAGGAAATGACATGACTAAGAAAACGTCTGCGGCAAATGAGAGCATTGCCTATCCGGTATTGCCATTGCGCGACATCGTGGTTTTCCCCCACATGATCGTGCCGCTGTTCGTCGGACGGGAGAAGTCCATCCGGGCGCTTGAAGAGGTCATGGGGTCCGACAAGCAGATCATGCTCGTCACCCAGATCAACGCCAGCGACGACGATCCCGCCCCGGACGCAATTCATAGGGTTGGCACCGTAGCCAATGTGCTGCAGCTCCTGAAGCTCCCCGATGGCACCGTCAAGGTGCTGGTCGAAGGTCGGGCACGCGCAGAGATCGATTCTTACACGGGCCGCGAGGATTTTTACGAAGCCCTCGGCCATGTCCTGAATGAGCCGAATGAAGATCCGGTCGAACTGGAAGCGCTGAGCCGCTCGGTCGTTTCGGAATTCGAAAGCTACGTGAAGCTCAACAAGAAGATTTCGCCGGAAGTGGTCGGTGCGGCCAGCCAGATCGACGACTATTCGAAGCTCGCCGATACCGTTGCTTCGCACCTGTCGATCAAGATCACCGAGAAGCAGGAGATGCTGGAAACCACTAGCGTCAAGGGCCGCCTAGAAAAGGCGCTCGGCTTCATGGAAGGCGAGATTTCGGTTCTGCAGGTCGAAAAGCGTATCCGCTCGCGCGTCAAGCGCCAGATGGAGAAGACCCAGCGCGAATACTACCTGAATGAGCAGATGAAGGCGATCCAGAAGGAACTTGGCGACGGCGAGGAAGGCCGCGACGAGATGGCCGAACTGGAAGAGCGCATCTCGAAGACGAAGCTCTCCAAGGAAGCCAAGGAAAAGGCCGATACGGAGCTGAAGAAGCTGCGTCAGATGAGCCCGATGTCTGCGGAAGCTACCGTCGTGCGCAACTATCTCGACTGGTTGCTGGGTATCCCCTGGCATAAGAAATCGAAGATCAAGACCGATCTGAACAATGCCGAGAAGATCCTCGAAGCCGATCATTTCGGTCTCGAGAAGGTCAAGGAGCGCATCGTCGAATATCTGGCCGTTCAGGCTCGTGCCACCAAGATCAAGGGCCCGATCCTGTGCCTCGTCGGCCCTCCGGGCGTCGGCAAGACCTCGCTCGCTCAGTCGATCGCCAAGGCGACCGGCCGTGAGTACGTTCGCATGGCGCTTGGTGGCGTTCGGGACGAAGCTGAAATCCGCGGTCACCGCCGCACCTATATCGGCTCGATGCCCGGCAAGGTCATCCAGTCGATGAAGAAGGCCAAGAAGTCTAACCCGCTCTTCCTGCTCGACGAGATCGATAAGCTCGGCCAGGACTATCGCGGCGATCCGTCTTCGGCTTTGCTGGAAGTGCTGGACCCGGCGCAGAACTCGACCTTCATGGATCACTACCTGGAAGTCGAATATGATCTGTCTGATGTGATGTTCATCACGACGGCGAATACGCTGAACATCCCTGCGCCGCTGATGGACCGCATGGAGATCATCCGTATCGCCGGCTACACCGAAGACGAGAAGCGCGAAATCGCTAAGCGGCACCTGCTGCCGAAGGCCATTAAGGAACATGCGCTGCAGCCGAATGAATTTTCGGTCAGCGACGACGCCCTGATGGCGATCAGCCAGCAATATACCCGTGAAGCCGGTGTGCGTAACTTCGAACGCGAATTGATGAAGCTCGCCCGCAAGGCGGTCACCGAGATCATCAAGGGCAAGACCAAGTCCGTCGCGGTCACCGCTGCGAATATCGATGAATATCTCGGCGTTCCGCGCTTCCGCCATGGCGAAGCCGAGCGGGACGATCAGGTCGGTGTCGTAACGGGCCTCGCATGGACGGAAGTCGGCGGCGAGCTGCTGACGATCGAAGGCGTGATGATGCCGGGCAAGGGCCGCATGACGGTCACCGGCAACCTGAAGGAAGTCATGAAGGAATCGATTTCCGCGGCGGCTTCTTATGTCCGCTCGCGCGCCGTCGATTTCGGCGTCCAGCCGCCGCTCTTCGACAAGAGCGACATCCACGTGCACGTGCCGGAAGGTGCGACGCCGAAGGATGGCCCCTCGGCCGGCGTTGCCATGGCGACCGCCATCGTCTCGATCATGACCGGCATCCCGGTTTCCAAGGATGTCGCCATGACCGGTGAAATCACGCTGCGCGGCCGCGTGCTGCCGATCGGCGGCCTGAAGGAAAAGCTGCTTGCAGCGCTTCGCGGCGGCATCAAGAAGGTGCTGATTCCGGAGGAAAACGCCAAGGATCTGGCGGAGATTCCGGACAACGTGAAGAACAACATGGAGATCGTCCCGGTATCCCGCATGGGCGAGGTAATCAAGCATGCGCTCGTGCGCAGGCCCGAGCCGATCGAATGGGACGGCACCGTCGAAACGCCCGTGATCGCAACGGTTGAAGGCGTCGATGATGTGGGGGCGGCCATCGCCCACTAGGCTTGGTTGAGCCTCATTTGCGCCGAATTGACATAAAACCAGAAAAGACCGGCATTTTTGCCGGTCTTTTTTTGTGAAAAGCTTTTGGCGGCGCTTGCTTTTCCTTGATTTGCAGGGCTTTTGGGGGTTGCGGCGGGCTGGAGCACTCGTATTCTGCGCCCCGCTTACAAGATGAGTCGTTTCATACCAGAGAAAGGGGTGGAAACATGAACAAGAATGAGCTCGTGTCCGCAGTGGCCGAGAAGGCCGGTATCACGAAGGCTGACGCTGCTTCCGCTGTTGACGCTGTTTTCGATACCGTGCAGTCTGAACTGAAGAAGGGCGGCGACATTCGTCTCGCAGGTTTCGGCAGCTTCACCGTTTCCCACCGTGCAGCTACGAAGGGCCGTAACCCGTCCACCGGCGCTGAGGTTGATATCGCGGCTCGCAACGTGCCGAAGTTCACGCCCGGCAAGGGCCTGAAGGACGCCGTCAACGGCTGATACTCGTTTCCACCCGCCTCCCAGAAGATGATTTTGGAGGTGGAAGGTATAGGGGTCCGAACTTTCGGGCCCCTTTTTTTCCGTTCAGTGGCTTCTCGGAACATCCGGCGGCTCTGATGCATGTCGCGCAAAAGTGTGCGGCGGTTTTGCGAGAACGACATGCAAAAACAAAGAGCTAAAGCGTCGGAGCGAATCTGAAAAATCGCGACGAGCTTTAGGCGAGGCGCTTCAAAGAAGCCATGTGTTTTCCCAGCGACTCCTATCGCTACCAGCGGTGATGAACGTGCGGAGCGATCAGGCGTTCGTAGATCTCCCGCGTTGCCGCCATGACATCGGCTGAAAGCGGCGCAAGGTCAGCCGCCGCCGCATTTGCCCTGGCCTGCTCGGCATTGCGGGCTCCGGGGATGACGACCGTGACTGCGTCGCTCATCAGGATCCAGCGCAGCGCAAAAGCCGCCATGCTGGTGCCTGCGGGGACGAGCTTGCGGACTTCCTCGACCGCCTGCAGGCCGACCTCGAACGGCACGCCAGCAAAGGTTTCGCCGACATCGAAGGCCTCACCGTGGCGGTTGAAGTTGCGATGATCGTCGCTGGAGAACTGGGTATCGCGGGTGATTTTGCCGGAAAGCAGGCCGGAGGCCAGCGGCACGCGGGCGATGACCGCAACATTCTTGCGCCTGGCTTCCTTGAAAAACAGATGGTCGGGCCGCTGGCGGAAGATGTTGTAGATGATCTGGATGCTGAGCACGCCCGGATATTCGATCGCCTTCAGCGCTTCCTCGACCAGCGCGACACTGACGCCGTATCCCTTGATCTTTCCGGCCTTCTGCAGTTCGTCGAGCCCGGCGAAGACTTCGGGGCGATAGAGCACCTCGGTCGGCGGGCAATGCAATTGCACCAGGTCCAGGCTGTCGACGCCAAGGTTTTTCAGGCTGCGATCGATGAAGCCCTCGAGATTGGCCTTGGTGTAGCCATCGGCGACGTGCGGGTTGAGCCGGCGGCCGGCCTTGGTCGCGACCATCGGGCGCGTACCGCCGCGAGCCTTCAGCACATCGGCGATGATCTTTTCGGAGCGGCCATCGCCATAGACGTCAGCCGTGTCGATGAAGGTCATGCCGGCGTCGAGCGCGGCATTCAGGGCGGCGCGGCCATCGGCCTCGCTGACATCGCCCCAGGCGCCGCCGATCTGCCAGGCGCCGAAGCCCACATTCGTAACGATAAAAGGCGTGCGGCCGAAAGCATCGTGTTTCATGGAACTGTCTCCCCTCGTGATGAAATGCCAAGGCACTACCAGCCGCTCAGAGTGCGGACAAGCCTGTGACGACGTTGCAGGATCGCAATCGCGTGACATAGGAGCATGACAGGGCGTGACAATAGACGAAAGCGTTGGATGACCTCTTCCGCATGGTGTTCATCGGCTGCGTATTTCCCTAAAAGAAGATGCCAGCTATCTGACGATGACCGGAGCTTATGCCCTCTTTCAGTTTCATCCACGCCGCCGATCTGCATCTCGGCAGTCCTTTTCAGGGGCTGGCGTTGAAAGATGCGGCTATTGCCGCCGTCTTCGTGGAAGCGAGCCGTAAGGCCTTTTCGACGCTGGTAGGGCTGGCGATCGAGAAAGCGGTCGATTTCTTCCTCATTGCCGGCGATGTCTATGATGGCGATTGGAAGGACAACAAGATCGGCCTGTTTTTCAATCGGGAAATGGCGCGGCTGGAGCGGGCTGGTATTCGGGTCTATTTGCTGCGTGGAAATCACGATGCGGCAAGCGTCATCACCAAGACCATTACGCTGCCGGCCAATGTCCATGAATTCCCGACCAACAAGCCCGGCTCCGTCAAGCTGGATGGGTTGCAGGTGGCGCTGCACGGGCAGGGCTTTGCCGAACGCTCGGCCAACGACAATCTGGCGCTCGCCTATCCAGCGCCGGTGCACGGCTGGTTCAACATCGGCATTCTCCATACTTCGCTGACCGGCCGCGAGCCGCATGCGCCCTACGCGCCGTGCTCGGTCGATGATTTGCGTTCGCGTGGTTATGATTATTGGGCGCTTGGCCATGTGCACGACTATGAGGTGGTGGCGAGCGACCCGCTGGTGGTTTTTCCTGGCAACCTGCAGGGCCGCAGCATTCGCGAGCGTGGAGCAAAGGGCGCCGTGCTGGTCACGGTCGACGACGGCCGCGTCAGCCACGAACGCCTGATTGTCGACGAGGCGCGGTTCGCGCAAGCCGATATTGCCGTCGATCCGGAGGATGATCAGGCCGCAATCCTGCGCCGTATCGAACAGGCGGTGCAGCCGCTTGCCGATGATATGGCGGGGCGCATGACGGCGCTGCGCGTCCGGCTGTCGGGCATTACGCCATTGCAGGGCACTATTGCGGCCAATCGCCAGCAATGGCGTGACGAAGTCGAGGCCGCCTGCCATCGCGTGCATGAGGATATCTGGCTGGAGAAGCTGGAGCTGCGGCTGGAGCCGCCCGTCGCGAGCGCTGTCGAGGCCAACGGCACACTCGATCTCGGCCAATTGCTGACCGAACATGCCGGTGATGCGGATATTGTCGCGGAAGCGGAAAAGCTTGTCAGTGAGATCGCGATGCGCTTGCCGTCCGGCCTGGGCGCGGCGGAGTTGCCGCTTGACGATTCCGTCGAGATGTTGATGGAGGAGGCGCGGCAATTGCTGCTGGCGCGCGGGCAGGGGGCGGGCTGACCCATGCGCTTCGACCGGCTCGACATTCTCCGCTACGGCGCGCTGACCGAGCGCACGCTCGATTTTCGCGCCGGCGCGAAACTGCATGTCATCTACGGGCCGAACGAGGCCGGAAAGTCCTCGGCGCTCAGCGCCATTTCCGATCTGCTTTTCGGCTTCCCCGCTGCGGCCGAACAAAGCTTCCTGCACGAGCCGACGAGCCTGCGTGTCGGCGCGACAATCAGCGCGCGGGACGGTGCCATGCTCGCTTTCCGCCGCCGCCGCGGGCGCAAGAACACTTTGCTCGCGCCTGACGATAAGGAGACGCCGCTTGCGGAAGATGCCTTGGCGCCATTCCTCGGCAATTTGAGCCGAGACGTCTTCGAACGCGCCTTTGGCCTCGATTCCCTCCGGTTGCGCCAGGGAGCGACCGCCATGCTGCACAGTGGCGGCGAGATCGGCAGCCTGTTGTTTTCCGCCGCCTCCGGCCTCACCGGCCTCTCTCGCTTGCGGCAGTCTCTTGAGGGTGAAGCGGATGGCATCTATGCGCCGCGTCGGTCGAAGGATCGCAGTTTCTATCGGGCGCTGGACCGCCATGACGAGGCCCGCAAGGCCGAGCGCGACAATGAACTCAAATCCGGCGATTGGAAGAAGCTGCTGGCGGAAGCAGCGGAACTGGAAACGGAATTGGAGCGCCTGCAGGACCAGCGCCGCCAGACGCGGCAGGCGCTCGACCGGCTGCAGAGATTGAAGACGCTGCAGCCGCTGCTGGCCGAAATCGATGGCGAGGTCGCAGCTCTCGATCGCCTCGCCGATCTCTCGGCGCTACCGGACAGCTTTGCGGATCGGCTGGAGCAAAGCCTCAGCGATAAGCGCGCCGCCGAGGACGAGCTGCGCCGTGCCCAGCAACTGGCCACTCGCACCGACGAAGAGCTGTCGTCGATTGAGATAGACGAAACTCTGCTGCAGATATCGGGCGACATCACGCAGCTCTTTGCCGACACTGGCAACTATCGCAGCCAGCGTCAGGATCTACCGCGCGTCGATCAGGAATTGGCCGGTTATGACGCTGCGCTCGTACAGCTTGCCCGCCGCCTCGGCTTTTCAGATATTGCTCAGTTGGAAAAGCGCCAGCCGAGCGACGCCGACTGCGCGCGCCTCTCCGAACTGGTGGAAGAGGGCAGGCGATTGCAGCTCCGGGCTCAGGCCATCGCAGAGCAATTGGAGAGTGAGCGCGGCCAGCTCGCGACGCTGGAGAGAGACGGCCTCTCCGGCCGTTTGATCGATCCCCGGCCTCATATTGACCAACTGGAGTCACTGGGTAGTGACTTGGCTGCTCTTGCCGGTCTTGATGCGCTGGAGACACAAATCCGCCGTGCCGAAACGAACCTTCACGAAGCCGCCGCCCGCCTGCGCCCTCCTGTTGCGGATGTCGAGGCGCTATCCACCGCGCCGTTGCCGGACACAGTCGAGATCGCCACGCATCGCGAGACGATCGATGCCGCCCGCAATAGCTTCCGCGAGGCATCGGACAAGGTGCGCGTCTATGATGAGCAGTTGGCCGAGATCGAGCGGGCGCTGGAGGATGCCGAGCGTACAGGTTCGATCGTCACGCGCGAACAGATCGCCGACGCTAGGGGCGCGCGTGATGTCCTATGGCAATCGATCCGCGATGGATTGGCGGATGGTGGCAGGGCTCCCGAAGGCAAAGCGATCGCCAGTTTCGCGACGAGCCTTGCGGAAGCGGATCGCCTGGCCGATGCGGCACTGAGCGATGCGGACCGGGTTTCGCGCCATGCGGACAACCTGTTGCGTCAGGCGCGGCTGCGGCGGGAGCGCGAGGCCGCGGCGAAGCGAGTGCGGCAGCACGAGGAAACGTCGGCACAGGCGCTCGCCGCCTTTGCCGCACTCTTCGAGCCCTGCGGTGTCACGGCCCTCGATTCGGCGGCCATGCTGGAATGGCGGCGCGCAGTTGAAGGACTATTGCGGGAGCGCCGGGCTCTGCATGATCTCGTGGACGAGCGGGATGAAGCTGCCCTTGCTGAAGCGCGCGTTTCTCCGGCACTGAAAGATATCGCCGACGCCACCGGTTATAAAAGTGCTCGACTGCCGCC is part of the Rhizobium sp. CB3090 genome and harbors:
- a CDS encoding YhaN family protein — translated: MRFDRLDILRYGALTERTLDFRAGAKLHVIYGPNEAGKSSALSAISDLLFGFPAAAEQSFLHEPTSLRVGATISARDGAMLAFRRRRGRKNTLLAPDDKETPLAEDALAPFLGNLSRDVFERAFGLDSLRLRQGATAMLHSGGEIGSLLFSAASGLTGLSRLRQSLEGEADGIYAPRRSKDRSFYRALDRHDEARKAERDNELKSGDWKKLLAEAAELETELERLQDQRRQTRQALDRLQRLKTLQPLLAEIDGEVAALDRLADLSALPDSFADRLEQSLSDKRAAEDELRRAQQLATRTDEELSSIEIDETLLQISGDITQLFADTGNYRSQRQDLPRVDQELAGYDAALVQLARRLGFSDIAQLEKRQPSDADCARLSELVEEGRRLQLRAQAIAEQLESERGQLATLERDGLSGRLIDPRPHIDQLESLGSDLAALAGLDALETQIRRAETNLHEAAARLRPPVADVEALSTAPLPDTVEIATHRETIDAARNSFREASDKVRVYDEQLAEIERALEDAERTGSIVTREQIADARGARDVLWQSIRDGLADGGRAPEGKAIASFATSLAEADRLADAALSDADRVSRHADNLLRQARLRREREAAAKRVRQHEETSAQALAAFAALFEPCGVTALDSAAMLEWRRAVEGLLRERRALHDLVDERDEAALAEARVSPALKDIADATGYKSARLPPGAMAEGLRKHLRLLSERWNESRTREGEIASARDRLTRLGEQSQDIERRQVGWRDAFGKAVLPFGLSADATLEMAAAALKAWTELPDVLAEHDNRRRRVSGMRRDMADFERRLATLAATAGYELDHLPPDAAAEALHARANAARGEQKKHDQLDEERQRAEAQAIRCGDAVAKVMAALDRLTSDLPEDADLPALLSRLRERARLNTRLMESRDRFRQQADGDSEDETRAQLAGFERVAAELEIERLTGEDLRQFTVHGELMARLSENQRQRRALETGVSSEHAVFEKLSAEQEAKDLARQWVVLKLAARMLASSMEAYREQQADPVIKRAGDLFSLLTGQRFARLVEEHDERDALQLLAERSGGERVPLDGLSEGTGDQLYLALRLAFLEDYSFRNEPAPLIVDDIFQTFDDDRVSAGLKALVGTAERFQTILFTHEMSLVEIAKRDIGKDLDLIQL